In bacterium, a genomic segment contains:
- a CDS encoding DedA family protein: MAIESACIPLPSEIIMPFAGALCSVTVAREYGINPLNLHGVAFCGALGCALGSAFAYWVGRIKGRAFFDKYGKYLLIRKSDLDRADKWFARWGAPATFFSRLLPIVRTFISLPAGISHMPFWPFFWLALFGSWPWCYLLAFLGMKMGDNWSTLRSRLHGFDMAIAVLLVLGFLFWLYHHLKPEKEVEEK; this comes from the coding sequence ATGGCTATTGAAAGTGCATGCATTCCCCTTCCAAGTGAGATAATCATGCCTTTTGCAGGAGCATTGTGCTCAGTTACTGTCGCAAGAGAGTATGGGATAAATCCCCTCAATTTACATGGAGTAGCCTTTTGTGGCGCTTTGGGGTGTGCATTAGGCTCTGCGTTTGCATACTGGGTTGGCAGAATAAAAGGGCGGGCGTTTTTTGATAAATACGGTAAATATCTTCTAATAAGAAAAAGTGATTTGGATCGTGCGGACAAATGGTTTGCGCGGTGGGGCGCTCCTGCTACATTTTTTAGCCGACTGCTCCCTATAGTTAGAACATTTATTTCACTTCCAGCAGGCATTTCTCATATGCCCTTTTGGCCTTTTTTCTGGTTAGCTTTGTTTGGTTCCTGGCCATGGTGTTATCTGTTAGCTTTTTTAGGTATGAAGATGGGGGACAATTGGTCAACATTACGTTCTCGTCTTCATGGATTTGACATGGCAATAGCTGTTTTATTAGTCTTAGGCTTTCTTTTCTGGCTCTACCATCACCTAAAGCCGGAAAAAGAAGTCGAGGAGAAGTAA
- a CDS encoding ParB/RepB/Spo0J family partition protein — MEIRMIEIEKIVEDSEQPRREMDNEALDGLAESIRQYGILQPITVRSLNNVNMYQIVTGERRWRAAQLIGMEKIPCIIKSVAEGDEILTEQIIENLQREDLQPLDKAKALNTIKHHLMITNKDLAERLGLSERAVGNLLAIMNLPSDIGEKIISSPNRPSDGRLTEKHARHLRQLNDDPDMQSKVVSAIERDGLTGDEAGRLVSRIKSAPDKAGEFLSEEGTRAFVMMPEEKFSGPAVKVVDVSRYLQGLELTRLSGKQLEALTHTMTELKATLDILLSEIREASVSKSSV; from the coding sequence ATGGAAATACGAATGATTGAGATTGAGAAGATTGTGGAGGATTCTGAGCAGCCTCGGCGGGAGATGGATAACGAGGCGCTTGATGGATTGGCGGAAAGTATTCGTCAGTACGGGATACTTCAGCCGATTACCGTCCGGTCTTTGAATAATGTGAACATGTATCAGATCGTCACTGGAGAACGCCGATGGCGGGCGGCTCAGTTGATTGGGATGGAAAAGATCCCCTGCATCATCAAAAGCGTTGCCGAAGGGGATGAGATATTAACTGAACAGATTATCGAAAACCTTCAGCGCGAAGACCTTCAACCGCTTGATAAAGCGAAAGCTCTCAACACTATTAAACATCACCTTATGATTACCAACAAAGACTTGGCAGAACGGCTTGGGCTTAGCGAGAGGGCGGTTGGTAACCTGTTGGCGATTATGAACTTGCCGAGTGATATTGGCGAAAAAATCATTTCCAGCCCAAATAGGCCGTCCGATGGTCGATTGACCGAAAAGCATGCGCGTCACCTTCGACAGTTGAATGACGATCCCGACATGCAGTCAAAAGTTGTAAGCGCAATCGAACGTGATGGACTGACAGGGGATGAAGCGGGTCGGTTAGTGAGCCGTATCAAAAGCGCTCCTGATAAGGCTGGCGAATTTTTATCCGAAGAAGGTACGCGAGCCTTCGTGATGATGCCGGAAGAGAAGTTTAGCGGGCCGGCTGTGAAAGTGGTTGATGTATCACGCTATCTTCAAGGTTTGGAGCTTACAAGACTAAGCGGCAAGCAACTTGAAGCGCTTACACATACGATGACTGAGTTGAAAGCGACGTTGGACATCCTGCTGTCGGAGATCCGAGAAGCCAGCGTATCGAAAAGTAGTGTTTAG
- a CDS encoding terminase family protein, which produces MFDKWIPLSGQREFLNAIAPVKVLACGRRWGKSEVAARDVYMSAITGLGKRQIILAPSYDQSRLIFDRVARMLSEESSWQAAICYQPYPRIDIGGGFVAARSAARDGMFLRGHGADRVVIDEAAYVPEAIIFEVVMPMLADSKGQLVMVSTPCGKNHFYRTYLRGQQPNSGVWSHAATTGEHDIVSREFLESQRSLLTDRQFRTEYNAEFLENAASVFETEWLDKAVMVRFDEELEGEPCVLGVDWARYHDYTAVIALQGSQQACRVLSIDRFNGLSWAEQVERVADRARLTQVGSVLCDRTSIGDPLLEQLQSRLSYVQVEGVTFTSDSKRRLIDRLVLMLQHNRLQLLPDMDLLRELHHFEAEIGPTGGVKLNAAYGYHDDMVIALALAVAALPETLEPPRIRVSNAHR; this is translated from the coding sequence ATGTTTGATAAGTGGATACCTCTTAGCGGGCAGAGGGAATTTCTGAACGCGATTGCGCCGGTCAAGGTGCTTGCATGTGGCCGTCGATGGGGTAAGTCGGAAGTGGCTGCGCGAGATGTTTATATGAGCGCAATAACCGGCTTAGGGAAAAGGCAAATTATTCTTGCGCCTTCTTATGATCAATCGCGGCTTATCTTCGATAGAGTTGCCAGGATGCTTTCTGAGGAATCGAGTTGGCAAGCCGCAATCTGTTATCAGCCCTATCCGCGCATTGATATTGGCGGTGGGTTTGTTGCTGCGCGTTCGGCGGCGCGTGATGGGATGTTTTTACGTGGTCATGGCGCTGATCGAGTGGTCATCGATGAGGCAGCTTATGTGCCGGAAGCGATTATCTTTGAGGTCGTCATGCCAATGTTGGCTGATAGCAAAGGTCAGCTAGTGATGGTCAGCACCCCTTGTGGGAAAAACCACTTCTATCGAACTTATCTTCGAGGGCAGCAGCCTAATTCAGGAGTATGGAGTCATGCGGCTACTACGGGTGAGCATGATATTGTCTCACGCGAGTTTTTGGAATCGCAACGGTCGCTGCTTACCGATCGCCAGTTTAGAACTGAGTATAACGCAGAATTTCTTGAGAACGCCGCTTCGGTATTTGAAACTGAATGGCTCGATAAAGCCGTTATGGTGCGTTTTGACGAGGAACTCGAAGGGGAACCTTGTGTGCTGGGGGTAGATTGGGCGCGATATCATGATTATACGGCTGTAATCGCGCTTCAAGGATCGCAGCAAGCATGCCGCGTGCTAAGCATTGACCGCTTCAATGGCCTTTCCTGGGCGGAACAAGTTGAACGAGTGGCGGACAGGGCGCGTCTTACTCAAGTTGGTTCAGTCCTATGCGACCGCACCTCAATAGGAGATCCGCTTTTGGAGCAATTACAAAGTCGGCTATCGTATGTGCAGGTTGAAGGAGTGACTTTTACTTCTGATAGTAAGCGTCGGCTTATTGATCGTTTAGTATTGATGCTTCAACATAACCGTCTGCAGTTGCTGCCGGACATGGACCTCTTGCGTGAACTGCATCATTTTGAAGCGGAGATAGGGCCTACTGGCGGGGTTAAATTAAACGCAGCATATGGCTATCATGATGATATGGTGATTGCGTTGGCATTGGCAGTTGCAGCTCTTCCCGAGACGCTTGAGCCTCCGCGCATTCGGGTTAGTAATGCGCATAGATAG